From a region of the Butyrivibrio sp. AE3004 genome:
- a CDS encoding LytR/AlgR family response regulator transcription factor, translated as MIRVMVVEDEEQIRDILKKMIEKTSDCEVVATCGNFASAISDFIKHRPDVVFMDIDLAGESGLECAKAITEVEPKVKIVFATAHSEYMANAFEIYAFDYLVKPFNLERIGKTLDRIKSMTTGKNTDNSDSKAEPGYEKLVIRGKEEINFIDTKDIIMIERTDGMCRIVTKDETFLTTASLSSIQDKLDSDKFMRCHKSYIIRVEAIKKLEIYGRWTYTVTLKDTDDTALMTSEKYNEMKQKLVF; from the coding sequence ATGATAAGGGTAATGGTAGTTGAAGATGAGGAACAGATAAGAGATATTCTAAAGAAAATGATCGAGAAGACTTCTGACTGTGAAGTAGTAGCTACCTGCGGTAATTTTGCTTCGGCTATCAGTGATTTTATCAAACATCGCCCGGACGTTGTTTTTATGGATATAGATCTTGCCGGGGAGAGTGGCCTTGAATGTGCCAAGGCTATTACGGAAGTGGAGCCCAAGGTGAAAATTGTTTTTGCGACAGCTCACAGCGAGTACATGGCTAATGCCTTCGAAATATATGCTTTTGATTATCTTGTGAAACCCTTTAATCTTGAGAGAATAGGTAAGACACTGGATAGGATAAAGAGCATGACGACCGGAAAAAATACTGATAATTCCGATTCGAAAGCGGAACCCGGATATGAGAAGCTGGTCATTCGCGGAAAGGAAGAGATAAATTTCATAGATACTAAGGATATAATAATGATAGAGCGGACTGACGGAATGTGCAGGATAGTGACTAAAGATGAGACCTTTCTCACAACAGCATCACTTTCTTCTATTCAGGATAAACTTGATTCCGATAAATTTATGAGATGCCATAAATCCTATATTATCAGAGTTGAAGCGATTAAAAAGCTTGAAATATACGGCAGATGGACATATACTGTAACTCTTAAGGATACAGATGATACTGCACTTATGACTTCAGAAAAATATAATGAAATGAAACAAAAGCTGGTGTTTTAA
- a CDS encoding NfeD family protein codes for MGAVQILGVVVLIIGILLIGVEFYMPGFGFPGIAGIIFTAAGIFLTGRSVQERVIIGVIAIVIIAVMLVMSIVIFSSKKIKSPIKLDEDLQGKNLFIEEKDMEYLIGKKGIAITDLKPSGKGEFDGVKFDILSSNYYIKKDSMLVITEVKNNRIIVEEEK; via the coding sequence ATGGGAGCAGTTCAGATATTGGGAGTAGTAGTCCTGATAATAGGAATACTTCTGATAGGTGTCGAGTTCTATATGCCCGGCTTTGGATTTCCCGGAATTGCCGGTATTATCTTTACGGCTGCCGGTATTTTTTTAACCGGGAGAAGTGTTCAGGAAAGAGTGATAATTGGAGTAATCGCAATTGTTATAATTGCAGTGATGCTCGTGATGAGTATAGTGATATTCAGTTCGAAGAAGATAAAATCACCAATAAAACTAGATGAGGATCTGCAGGGAAAAAATCTTTTTATCGAAGAAAAGGATATGGAATATCTCATTGGAAAAAAAGGAATTGCCATAACGGATTTAAAGCCTTCCGGAAAGGGTGAATTTGATGGAGTTAAATTTGATATTCTTTCTTCAAATTATTACATAAAAAAGGACTCGATGCTTGTTATAACAGAAGTAAAAAACAATAGAATAATAGTCGAGGAGGAGAAATAA
- the surE gene encoding 5'/3'-nucleotidase SurE → MKRILITNDDGIDAGGIHRLAQAAKEFGEVWVIAPAHQRSAASHSITLREPIDVFPHAFPVEGVHAFSCSGTPGDCVRVGSLNVMPKKPHIVLSGINYGYNVATDIQYSATAGAAFEAAFQGFHAVALSEHIDDKHEVTNAYLKDMLKEALNVKLDYGQIVNINFPGCPLSEFKGVRREVAVSRSAFYKDRYKIVEHFEGGGLRLMVDGIYNEKCEEGTDFKALIENCISFGIVNNIG, encoded by the coding sequence ATGAAAAGAATACTTATTACAAATGATGATGGAATAGATGCAGGCGGAATCCACAGACTTGCACAGGCCGCAAAGGAATTTGGCGAAGTCTGGGTAATTGCTCCGGCTCACCAAAGAAGCGCTGCTTCTCACAGTATTACTCTTCGCGAGCCTATTGATGTTTTCCCACACGCTTTCCCCGTTGAAGGTGTTCATGCTTTTTCCTGCAGCGGAACTCCGGGAGACTGCGTTCGTGTCGGCAGCCTTAATGTCATGCCGAAGAAGCCTCATATTGTTTTATCAGGCATCAATTACGGCTACAATGTAGCGACCGATATCCAGTATTCCGCAACAGCCGGAGCAGCCTTTGAAGCAGCATTTCAGGGTTTTCATGCGGTTGCTTTATCAGAGCATATAGATGACAAACACGAAGTTACAAATGCATATCTGAAGGATATGCTAAAAGAAGCCCTTAATGTAAAACTGGACTACGGACAGATAGTAAACATAAATTTCCCCGGTTGTCCTTTATCGGAATTTAAGGGTGTAAGACGTGAAGTTGCAGTATCACGCAGTGCTTTTTACAAAGACAGATACAAAATAGTTGAGCATTTTGAGGGTGGCGGATTGCGACTTATGGTGGACGGAATCTACAATGAAAAATGCGAAGAAGGCACTGACTTTAAGGCGCTTATCGAAAACTGCATATCTTTTGGCATAGTAAATAATATAGGATGA
- a CDS encoding sensor histidine kinase — MGDINVYLIFCVALVVILTGCIVVLIRSYMKLLAGNDALRESIDNLCKLNDKLRMDRHDYLNHLQIVYGLMELEEYDEMNSYLRKIYKELLKTGKAVKTSKPAINALLAAKAAETEAKGIEFLIEVKSDLKKLSIEDWELCKVLSNLIDNAVKALEDFDGDEKKIRVNITETPERYIFSVEDNGPKIPESIRESIFKKGFSTRKEEGHGMGLAIVSEILHKSGGDIELLSDDEETVFTVSFGKGE; from the coding sequence GTGGGAGATATAAATGTATACCTTATCTTTTGTGTGGCATTGGTTGTTATCCTTACAGGTTGTATTGTCGTTCTGATAAGGAGCTACATGAAACTGCTTGCCGGGAATGATGCGCTTAGGGAAAGTATCGACAATCTGTGTAAGCTGAATGACAAACTTAGAATGGACAGACATGACTATCTGAACCATCTGCAAATTGTGTATGGTCTTATGGAGCTTGAGGAATATGATGAAATGAATTCATACCTTAGGAAAATTTATAAGGAGCTGCTTAAAACAGGAAAAGCTGTAAAGACGTCAAAGCCTGCAATAAATGCACTCCTGGCAGCTAAAGCCGCTGAAACAGAAGCAAAGGGAATTGAGTTTCTGATAGAGGTAAAATCCGATCTTAAAAAGCTTAGTATAGAGGATTGGGAGCTGTGTAAGGTTCTCTCTAATCTGATAGACAATGCGGTGAAAGCACTTGAAGATTTTGATGGTGATGAAAAGAAGATCAGAGTGAACATTACGGAAACACCTGAGAGGTATATTTTTAGCGTGGAGGATAATGGACCAAAGATCCCGGAGAGCATAAGAGAGAGTATTTTTAAAAAGGGATTTTCCACAAGGAAAGAAGAAGGACATGGAATGGGACTTGCAATCGTTTCGGAAATATTGCACAAGAGTGGTGGAGACATTGAACTTTTGTCAGATGACGAGGAGACGGTCTTTACAGTAAGCTTTGGAAAAGGAGAATAG
- a CDS encoding TetR family transcriptional regulator — translation MKRKTTKEILAESFRELAELHPVDKITIQEIVDNCDYSPATFYRHFMDKYDLIAWDYVNTT, via the coding sequence GTGAAACGAAAAACGACAAAAGAGATTCTGGCGGAGTCTTTCAGGGAATTGGCAGAGCTCCATCCGGTAGATAAGATAACGATTCAGGAAATAGTAGATAATTGCGACTATTCACCTGCAACGTTTTATCGCCATTTTATGGATAAATATGATCTGATTGCTTGGGATTATGTTAACACAACTTAA
- a CDS encoding EAL domain-containing protein — protein MTDWNFSYIIPSLLILVIIMGYYFSLPRLPIRLNRVFLAIMIAEGFTIIMDILSSWADNEYYSLPAWLLVALNSLYFIGFLECVFLYFEITVIILRIVPQIDQAKRWLIRMPFTISEVFAVLGIFGGYIFYIDETGYHRGPFHFIIYACLYFYIALSFFLIFTNFNRIRRRQERVSVICLNSVLFIGSVFRILLPQILIYDTFCLMAIMIIYLSYVNPEFYLERRNMAFNNKALRTYIEENEGHGRYKILAFIIRDYHDIRELYGTIQMNQGIALISGYLRKNYPEVMEFYYQSGRFVLLGDTDMDWEDIHEELRHRFMLPWRSANAELYLEAGFALIDCEKGYTSADVVLNTITVMLEQANKLDNDFNILVSDDPIADYEDRLYLKRTMENAIDQRSVEVYLQPIIDAKKKKLVGAEALARIRDNGGNIIPPGAFIPIAEQNGRINQLGEQVFEKVCEFIADTEIKKMGMQFINVNLSPIQFMRADLGRRFLSEVHKYGIDPEIIHLEITEEAMIDEQQMEKQIQIMQKEGFKFVLDDYGKGYSNLSRLKKSPFINVKLDMEVVWDYCSAPDHIVPMMVGAFKKMNFSITAEGIETEDMARKMTDIGCDYLQGMLFSSPMSMEDFVKKYGVD, from the coding sequence ATGACTGATTGGAATTTTAGCTATATTATTCCCAGCCTTCTCATTTTGGTCATAATTATGGGATACTACTTTTCATTACCGAGATTACCTATCAGGTTGAATAGAGTATTTCTGGCTATAATGATTGCAGAAGGCTTTACTATTATCATGGATATCCTTTCAAGCTGGGCAGATAATGAATATTATTCATTACCCGCCTGGCTTTTGGTTGCTTTAAATTCTTTATATTTTATCGGCTTTCTGGAATGTGTATTTTTGTACTTTGAAATAACGGTTATTATACTCAGAATTGTTCCTCAGATAGATCAAGCAAAAAGGTGGCTTATAAGAATGCCGTTTACAATTTCTGAAGTGTTTGCGGTATTGGGCATTTTCGGAGGTTATATTTTCTACATTGATGAAACCGGTTATCACAGAGGACCGTTTCATTTTATAATCTATGCATGTCTGTATTTTTACATAGCTTTATCGTTCTTTTTGATTTTCACGAATTTTAACAGAATAAGACGCAGACAGGAAAGAGTGAGCGTAATCTGCTTAAACAGTGTCCTTTTTATAGGCTCAGTATTTAGGATACTTCTTCCGCAGATACTCATTTATGATACCTTCTGCCTGATGGCGATCATGATAATTTACCTGTCATACGTGAATCCTGAATTTTATCTGGAAAGAAGGAACATGGCCTTTAATAACAAGGCCCTTAGAACATATATTGAAGAAAATGAAGGGCACGGAAGATACAAGATTCTTGCATTTATTATACGTGATTACCATGACATCAGGGAATTATACGGAACAATTCAGATGAATCAGGGTATAGCGCTTATATCCGGTTATCTGAGAAAGAACTATCCCGAGGTAATGGAGTTTTATTATCAGAGTGGACGATTCGTATTGCTCGGAGATACCGATATGGATTGGGAAGACATACATGAGGAGCTGAGGCACAGATTTATGCTTCCGTGGAGGTCTGCTAATGCTGAGCTGTACCTGGAAGCCGGGTTTGCACTAATAGATTGTGAAAAAGGCTACACATCAGCTGATGTTGTGCTTAATACTATAACAGTAATGCTTGAACAGGCTAATAAACTTGATAATGATTTCAATATCCTTGTGTCGGATGATCCCATTGCTGACTACGAGGACAGACTGTACCTCAAGCGCACTATGGAAAACGCAATAGATCAGAGGAGTGTGGAAGTCTATCTGCAGCCTATTATCGATGCGAAGAAAAAGAAACTTGTTGGAGCGGAAGCATTAGCAAGAATAAGGGATAATGGGGGAAATATTATACCACCCGGAGCTTTTATCCCGATAGCTGAGCAGAATGGGCGCATAAACCAGCTGGGAGAGCAGGTTTTCGAAAAAGTATGTGAGTTTATTGCTGACACCGAAATTAAAAAAATGGGGATGCAGTTTATAAATGTAAATCTTTCTCCCATACAATTTATGCGTGCGGATCTCGGAAGAAGATTTTTATCGGAAGTACATAAATACGGTATTGATCCCGAAATAATTCATTTGGAGATAACCGAAGAAGCAATGATAGACGAGCAGCAGATGGAAAAGCAGATCCAGATAATGCAAAAGGAAGGCTTTAAATTTGTGCTCGATGACTACGGAAAAGGATACTCCAATCTGTCCAGACTAAAAAAGAGCCCATTTATAAATGTAAAGCTTGATATGGAAGTTGTATGGGATTATTGCAGTGCACCGGATCATATAGTACCGATGATGGTAGGCGCATTTAAGAAAATGAATTTCAGTATTACTGCAGAAGGCATTGAGACAGAGGACATGGCAAGAAAAATGACGGACATCGGCTGTGATTACCTGCAGGGGATGCTGTTCTCATCACCGATGTCCATGGAAGATTTTGTAAAAAAATATGGGGTGGATTAA
- a CDS encoding MATE family efflux transporter: MKAHKTAILNMTEGNPVSLIIQFSIPMLIGNLFQQLYNLVDSVIVGQFVGADALAAIGATGSVTFLFFALCNGIGSGGGIITSQCFGKGNVKEIKSCIVNTGYIMLVFPLMVGTCAFFLAAPTLSLLETPDEIMGDAVIYMQIMCVGIVFVSLYNYASSMLRALGDSRTPLYFLIFSCLLNTVLDVLFVCVFHMSVVGAGIATVISQFVSGISCLLYAIAKNEYFHMNKNDMKFDRTISVKVLKLGIPLSLQFSLIAISCMALQKVVNSYGKVAVAAFTATSRIEQIIHQPYQTLGAALSTFTGQNYGANKKERITAGYRKGLLLMAIFSVLMLPLIQIFGEEIIRIFVEDEAVIIMGAKALKITSLFYIMLGIIYVVRGVLNGLGDSFFALLNGIVEVIGRFTVPVMLTAIPAIGLWGIWWSVGIVWAISGITAWMRYAVFKKKIWQNRQID, encoded by the coding sequence ATGAAAGCACATAAAACAGCAATACTTAATATGACTGAAGGAAATCCTGTTTCACTTATAATTCAGTTTTCAATACCTATGCTTATAGGCAATTTGTTTCAGCAATTATATAATCTGGTGGACTCTGTTATCGTTGGACAATTCGTGGGCGCAGACGCCCTGGCTGCAATAGGAGCCACCGGATCTGTGACATTTTTGTTTTTTGCGCTTTGTAACGGAATCGGAAGTGGCGGCGGAATTATAACGTCACAGTGTTTTGGAAAAGGAAATGTTAAAGAAATAAAGAGTTGTATTGTAAATACAGGTTATATAATGCTGGTGTTTCCGCTGATGGTGGGAACATGTGCATTTTTTCTTGCAGCTCCGACGTTGTCTCTTTTGGAGACTCCTGATGAAATAATGGGAGATGCCGTGATATACATGCAGATCATGTGTGTAGGCATTGTGTTTGTTTCGCTTTATAACTATGCATCCTCCATGCTAAGAGCTTTGGGAGACTCAAGGACACCCCTTTATTTCCTGATTTTTTCATGTTTGCTAAATACTGTTCTGGATGTACTTTTTGTATGTGTTTTTCATATGAGTGTTGTAGGTGCGGGAATTGCGACGGTTATCTCACAGTTTGTTTCCGGAATCAGCTGCCTTTTATATGCAATCGCAAAAAACGAGTATTTCCATATGAACAAAAACGATATGAAGTTTGACAGGACAATATCCGTTAAGGTATTAAAACTTGGAATTCCCCTGTCTTTGCAGTTTTCACTGATTGCCATTTCATGTATGGCTCTTCAGAAGGTTGTTAATTCATATGGAAAAGTGGCTGTTGCCGCATTTACCGCAACAAGCAGGATTGAGCAGATAATCCATCAGCCTTACCAGACGCTTGGTGCAGCTCTTTCTACCTTTACAGGTCAGAATTACGGAGCAAATAAAAAGGAGAGGATTACAGCAGGATATCGCAAAGGGCTTTTGCTGATGGCGATATTTTCAGTCCTGATGCTGCCACTGATACAGATATTCGGTGAAGAGATTATACGAATATTTGTTGAAGATGAAGCTGTAATTATAATGGGGGCAAAAGCATTAAAGATAACCAGCCTTTTCTATATAATGTTGGGCATAATATATGTTGTAAGAGGAGTTCTGAACGGTCTCGGAGACTCATTCTTTGCACTGCTGAACGGAATAGTGGAAGTAATCGGAAGATTTACGGTACCTGTGATGCTTACTGCAATTCCTGCCATAGGGCTGTGGGGAATATGGTGGTCCGTTGGAATTGTCTGGGCGATAAGCGGAATTACAGCCTGGATGAGATATGCTGTTTTCAAGAAAAAGATATGGCAGAATAGACAAATTGACTAA
- a CDS encoding YoaP domain-containing protein, with translation MEYIRVTKDNLEEEHICCAISNNKDIQVSSKKAWLADRFDEGLVFLKSVERGKCFIEYIPAEYAWNPINAPGYMYIDCLWISGSLKGHGYSSDLLNECIKDSKGKGKKGLCILSAAKKKPFLSDPKFLSFKGFQVCDEADNGIQLWYLPFEKSAKTPCFKECAKHPHIDEKGYVLYYTNQCPFNAKYVPVLEETAKNNGIPFRAIKIENRDQAQNAPTPITTYALFIDGDYVTNEQMNDKKFLKLVNA, from the coding sequence ATGGAGTATATCAGAGTTACAAAGGATAACCTTGAGGAAGAACACATCTGTTGTGCTATTTCAAACAATAAAGATATACAGGTTTCATCCAAAAAAGCCTGGCTTGCTGACAGATTCGATGAGGGGCTGGTTTTCTTAAAGAGCGTCGAGCGCGGTAAATGCTTTATTGAATATATTCCTGCTGAGTATGCGTGGAATCCGATAAATGCTCCCGGATATATGTATATCGACTGCCTGTGGATTTCGGGTTCCTTGAAGGGGCATGGTTATTCAAGTGATCTTCTTAATGAGTGCATAAAGGACAGTAAGGGTAAAGGAAAAAAGGGGCTTTGCATATTATCTGCTGCTAAGAAAAAACCGTTCCTTTCTGATCCAAAATTCCTGTCATTCAAGGGCTTTCAAGTTTGTGATGAAGCCGATAATGGAATCCAGCTGTGGTATCTGCCCTTTGAAAAAAGTGCTAAAACGCCATGCTTCAAGGAATGCGCAAAGCATCCTCATATCGATGAAAAAGGATACGTTCTTTATTACACAAATCAATGCCCATTTAATGCCAAGTATGTACCGGTGTTGGAAGAGACTGCTAAGAATAATGGAATACCTTTCAGAGCGATTAAAATAGAAAACAGAGACCAGGCTCAGAATGCGCCAACGCCAATTACCACGTATGCGCTGTTCATTGATGGTGACTATGTGACAAATGAACAAATGAATGATAAGAAATTTTTGAAGTTGGTTAATGCTTAA
- the floA gene encoding flotillin-like protein FloA (flotillin-like protein involved in membrane lipid rafts), whose amino-acid sequence MMTPIIIAAIVIILVIAFFAIIPVGMWISAVASGVKISIFSLVGMKLRRVKPAKIVSPLIKATKAGINVTTNQLEAHYLAGGNVDSVVNALIAAERASMNLSFEQASAIDLAGRDVFEAVTMSVTPKVIETPQISAVAKDGIELLVKARVTVRTNIDQLIGGAGEATVLARVGEGIVTTVGSAVTHSSVLENPDDISKVVLEKGLDSGTAYEIMSIDIADIDIGRNIGANLQSLQAEANTKIAQAKAEERRAMAVALEQEMKAEVVKAEADIPRAMAEALRSGNLGVLDYYNLKNVQADTKMKNDIGNSIAEYVETKKDKN is encoded by the coding sequence ATGATGACACCTATTATAATAGCAGCGATTGTAATCATATTAGTAATTGCATTTTTTGCGATAATTCCTGTCGGTATGTGGATTTCAGCAGTGGCCAGCGGGGTTAAAATAAGTATCTTTTCGTTGGTGGGAATGAAGCTTCGCCGGGTTAAGCCAGCCAAGATTGTAAGTCCGCTTATTAAGGCAACAAAAGCGGGAATCAATGTTACTACCAATCAGTTAGAGGCTCATTATCTTGCAGGCGGAAATGTGGATAGTGTAGTAAATGCTCTTATAGCTGCGGAGAGAGCCAGCATGAACCTATCTTTTGAGCAGGCATCCGCTATTGATCTTGCAGGACGTGATGTCTTTGAAGCGGTAACTATGAGCGTAACTCCAAAGGTTATCGAGACCCCGCAGATTTCGGCGGTGGCAAAAGACGGTATAGAACTTCTTGTTAAAGCCCGTGTTACAGTAAGAACCAATATTGATCAACTCATCGGTGGAGCGGGAGAGGCAACTGTTCTGGCAAGAGTCGGAGAAGGTATTGTTACTACTGTAGGTTCAGCTGTGACGCATAGCAGTGTTCTTGAAAATCCCGATGATATATCTAAGGTTGTTTTGGAAAAGGGACTGGATTCAGGAACGGCCTACGAAATTATGTCCATCGATATAGCTGATATCGACATAGGCAGAAATATCGGAGCAAACCTTCAGAGTCTTCAGGCAGAAGCCAATACTAAGATTGCCCAGGCCAAGGCTGAAGAGAGGAGAGCAATGGCGGTAGCTCTTGAACAGGAAATGAAAGCAGAAGTTGTAAAAGCAGAAGCAGATATACCAAGGGCTATGGCAGAAGCACTTAGATCAGGTAATCTTGGTGTGCTTGATTACTATAATCTCAAAAACGTCCAGGCAGACACAAAGATGAAAAACGACATCGGAAACAGTATAGCTGAATATGTTGAGACTAAAAAGGACAAGAACTAA